The following proteins are encoded in a genomic region of Cryptococcus neoformans var. neoformans JEC21 chromosome 2 sequence:
- a CDS encoding nucleus protein, putative — protein sequence MSDVDGKRRKIQRACDVCRRKKIKCEGPMNSLSDAKCAHCEEYGMDCTYVEAAKRRGPPKGYVETLEQRAGRLERMLQQIYPGVDLNEYVGPKPDREDFDISAYHGTLRSLNIPPYPALKPLHSEHLVTPHTSRSTSVGTSPAAPAPSPSMQALGPSPWRMYERDPAKPAENESDVEEEAAAQLSIATSMSQLDIRDSHWRWHGRASGAFLMRQFEDLKSATGNTSSIIQDINNHKRQQFWHVPEWELVIANEGLRPLDYSIWPEKGLDQRLIDAYFDNVNLHLPLLNRKFFQRQYDSGMWRNNPGFSRVCLLVFANGSRFVDDPRVYWPANLSMTEEGSERLATDKDGTLRYSAGWKYLRSLLRMGRSIMQGPNLYEFQTQVLICQFLQGSAVPHLMWILSGFGLRSAQELGIHVRATLLHADPTERALYNRAFWCLYHIDRYNCAAIGRSVAIQDSDFNADYPIEVDDEYWDTGDTERDFKQPEGKISLITSFVQTLKLDHIMGAILQNVYAINKLPEQRADIAAQRAIVVELDSALNSWADNVPHELRWDPSCSDYQLFRQSAVLYIYYYYCQILIHRPFIPGPRNQHAADLPSLAVCVNAARSICNITYAALKRGRQEGCLPGRALNVSFMLPTWIAAIILVINIYSGRQTAAEREKALIDIGRCVSASKELELIWRQSGKYTDFLLQLAREGGMPNADKVPMVEKRLRENNPQLSERSRRPESVQGSTAGTPDHNSPSTSYPYSHGRSNGQNSRSSGEHSRQPSAAPVTGFDLRNFTCPETYGDTSATPQFPYSRDDLPFTHMPSPSSSQTGFQNMFQPSSQSSQYPSNTRNVPPHFTPSSQAHTQYNLQTPNNEHPLPSQNDGELASSNIYDSLIDMTSFESQLLDMSTTAFGGPENTSNGDWWSRLFNDYMGPDLHTNMPPACGRSSNSGV from the exons ATGTCCGATGTCGACGGAAAAAGGCGTAAGATACAG CGGGCCTGTGATGTATGCAGGCGAAAAAAAATTAAGTGCGAAGGGCCCATGAATAGCCTGAGTGATGCCA AATGTGCTCACTGTGAAGAATACGGCATGGATTGCACGTACGTCGAGGCGGCAAAGAGAAGGGGGCCTCCAAAAGG TTACGTTGAGACACTGGAGCAAAGAGCTGGACGATTAGAGAGGATGCTGCAACAG ATTTATCCTGGTGTCGATTTAAACGAATATGTGGGGCCAAAGCCGGACAGGGAAGACTTTGATATCAGTGCGTATCATGGCACTCTTCGTTCCCTCAATATCCCACCATATCCAGCCTTAAAGCCTCTACATTCCGAACATCTTGTCACTCCACATACATCTCGTTCTACTTCGGTTGGCACATCTCCGGCGGCCCCAGCACCTTCACCCTCAATGCAAGCGCTGGGTCCCTCTCCATGGCGAATGTATGAAAGAGATCCTGCGAAACCTGCTGAAAATGAGTCCgacgtggaagaagaggcggcTGCGCAGCTGTCTATAGCTACATCAATGAGTCAGTTAGACATTCGCGACAGCCATTGGCGTTGGCATGGTCGGGCGTCAGGGGCTTTCCTTATGCGACAGTTTGAAGATCTCAAGTCAGCGACAGGTAATACCTCAAGTATCATACAAGACATCAATAACCACAAACGACAACAATTCTGGCATGTCCCAGAATGGGAACTTGTCATTGCGAACGAAGGCTTACGCCCTCTTGACTACTCTATCTGGCCAGAAAAAGGCCTAGATCAACGACTTATCGACGCATATTTTGATAACGTCAATCTTCACCTGCCCTTACTTAACCGTAAATTCTTTCAACGACAATACGATTCTGGTATGTGGCGGAACAATCCCGGTTTCTCGAGAGTCTGTTTGCTGGTTTTCGCCAATGGATCGCGGTTCGTGGATGATCCACGGGTCTACTGGCCTGCAAATTTGTCGATGACAGAGGAAGGGAGTGAACGCCTTGCAACGGACAAAGACGGTACGCTCCGTTACTCGGCTGGCTGGAAATACCTCcgcagccttcttcgcatgggaagaagtatCATGCAGGGACCAAATCTGTATGAATTTCAAACCCAGGTCCTCATTTGTCAATTCTTGCAGGGGAGTGCTGTCCCACATCTTATGTGGATTTTGTCAGGCTTCGGTCTCCGCTCGGCCCAAGAACTAGGCATTCATGTTCGGGCCACTTTACTCCATGCCGATCCTACCGAGCGAGCTCTTTACAATCGCGCGTTTTGGTGCTTGTACCACATTGACCGGTATAACTGCGCTGCGATTGGCCGATCAGTCGCTATACAGGATTCTGACTTCAATGCGGATTATCCAATTGAGGTCGATGATGAGTACTGGGACACTGGAGATACTGAGCGCGACTTCAAGCAGCCAGAAGGGAAAATCTCATTAATAACGTCCTTTGTCCAAACACTCAAACTCGATCACATCATGGGCGCAATATTGCAGAACGTGTACGCAATCAACAAGCTTCCAGAGCAGCGAGCGGACATTGCTGCTCAGCGTGCCATCGTTGTTGAGTTAGACTCTGCCCTCAATTCTTGGGCTGACAACGTTCCACACGAGCTTCGCTGGGACCCTAGTTGCTCCGACTATCAATTGTTCCGCCAGTCAGCTGTGCTATATATCTATTATTACTACTGCCAAATCCTAATCCACCGTCCCTTCATTCCTGGCCCGCGAAATCAACATGCCGCCGATCTACCGTCCCTTGCAGTTTGTGTCAATGCCGCTCGGTCAATCTGCAACATCACCTATGCGGCACTCAAAAGAGGTAGACAGGAGGGGTGCTTACCCGGACGAGCCCTAAACGTCTCGTTCATGCTGCCAACATGGATCGCTGCCATTATCCTTGTGATCAACATCTACTCTGGGAGACAAACAGCGGCCGAACGAGAAAAGGCTTTGATCGACATTGGGCGATGTGTATCGGCAAGTAAGGAGCTGGAATTGATATGGAGGCAAAGCGGTAAATACACCGACTTTTTGTTGCAATTGGCAAGAGAGGGCGGAATGCCCAACGCCGACAAGGTGCCTATGGTCGAGAAAAGATTGCGTGAAAACAATCCGCAACTGTCAGAGCGCTCACGGCGTCCAGAGTCAGTGCAAGGGTCTACCGCCGGAACACCTGATCATAACTCACCTTCAACCAGTTACCCATACAGTCATGGTCGATCAAATGGGCAGAATTCCAGGTCGTCCGGCGAGCATTCCCGCCAGCCATCTGCGGCACCTGTAACAGGGTTTGATCTGCGCAATTTCACTTGTCCAGAAACATATGGTGATACTTCAGCCACACCTCAATTTCCCTATTCTCGTGATGATCTCCCGTTTACGCATATGCCCTCTCCCTCGTCATCCCAAACTGGCTTTCAAAACATGTTTCAACCATCCTCGCAATCTTCACAATATCCTTCCAATACTAGGAATGTGCCTCCACACTTTacaccttcctcccaagCGCATACGCAGTACAATCTCCAAACTCCTAATAATGAACATCCTTTACCGTCGCAGAATGATGGCGAGCTAGCGTCTTCCAATATCTATGATTCGTTGATTGACATGACAAGCTTTGAGTCACAACTGCTTGACATGAGTACCACAGCTTTCGGGGGACCCGAAAACACGTCAAATGGCGATTGGTGGTCTCGATTATTTAACGACTACAT GGGTCCTGATCTTCACACCAACATGCCTCCCGCATGTGGTCGTTCGTCGAATTCCGGAGTTTGA
- a CDS encoding expressed protein — MPDPNCHSPNDTTPLPTSSVSFSDTSDYSPTSSVTSSEMRLSDQLPSPKFATSRGFPLLPPSHPLRAQLCTQVEGEMSPPRTPKGHPIDQLPNSYFPFPPSKAIKHRSQGIANPYGSDNPSYPVGITYLLRIPRRLRPYLLVSFCLFIFGFILVNRAVSVSQGTRAVTMQKHFSHSTHKYIPIDRLYGTNDGSSYLLSSQRATEAGIAEVNARARKKDAELFRFESMEEELAALISFVTSTTSNVIPQLDPSVPLDPSVILDFDPSHPNARDDLLLLQAEINAVYPLVLFGRMRDPHHRAIKRLLSEVKITPAPLVIEVDQRKDRKVFIPTVARLLGDELPVITLQGKRLGGYKEIMAMHEAGTLNDRLQKDGAVLVREIKKKKKGAKEQERMENERVLGPAPVVDDE, encoded by the exons ATGCCGGATCCTAATTGTCACTCTCCCAATGACACAACACCTCTCCCGACTTCTTCAGTATCGTTCAGCGATACGAGTGATTATTCCCCAACGAGCTCTGTTACTTCATCCGAAATGAGGCTGTCAGATCAGTTACCTTCTCCTAAATTTGCCACGTCTCGCGGCTTCCCATTACTACCACCAAGTCACCCCTTGCGCGCTCAACTATGTACCcaggttgaaggagaaatgAGCCCACCTAGAACACCTAAGGGACATCCTATAGATCAACTGCCAAATTCTTACTTTCCGTTCCCCCCCTCAAAAGCAATAAAA CACAGGAGTCAAGGTATCGCCAATCCATATGGTAGCGATAACCCTTCGTATCCGGTTGGTATCACCTATTTGCTTCGTATACCTCGAAGGCTCCGTCCATACCTCTTGGTCtccttctgcctcttcaTTTTCGGATTCATCCTCGTGAACAGAGCAGTGTCAGTTTCTCAGGGCACACGCGCTGTTACTATGCAAAAGCATTTCAGCCACTCAACGCACAAATACATACCGATTGACAGGCTATATGGAACCAATGACGGAAGTTCATACCTTTTATCAAGTCAACGGGCAACAGAAGCAGGTATCGCGGAGGTGAATGCGCGAGCTAGAAAAAAGGATGCCGAGCTTTTCAGGTTTGAGtcaatggaagaagaacttgCTGCTTTGATTTCA TTTGTCACTTCTACTACCTCAAATGTCATCCCTCAACTTGATCCATCGGTCCCATTAGACCCCTCTGTTATTCTCGACTTCGACCCTTCACACCCAAATGCCCGAgacgaccttcttcttttgcagGCGGAAATTAATGCTGTGTATCCTCTGGTTCTTTTTGGGAGGATGCGCGACCCTCATCACAGGGCGATCAAGCGCTTATTATCGGAAGTCAAAATAACACCCGCCCCTCTTGTTATCGAAGTCGATCAGCGCAAGGATCGCAAAGTCTTCATACCAACTGTGGCAAGACTACTGGGGGATGAACTTCCCGTCATAACCCTACAAGGCAAGAGGCTGGGGGGTTATAAGGAGATAATGGCAATGCACGAGGCGGGTACCTTGAATGACCGTCTCCAGAAAGATGGAGCAGTACTGGTGAGAGagataaagaaaaagaagaagggagcTAAGGAACAagagagaatggaaaacGAAAGAGTCTTGGGACCGGCGCCAGTTGTAGATGATGAATAA